The genome window attcatgtcatcgacatatactgcaacaattgcAAATCTGGAAtctgacttcttaatgaacacacaagggcatagttcgttattcacatatccctgactagtcaaatactcacttaaacggttataccacattcttccggattgtttcaaaccgtatagtgaacgcctcagccgaattgagagcgtgttccggggtttggaaatatttgaaccagtcaatgtaagtccttcgggaactttcatataaattttcgtaccaagatccccatagagatacacgGTTACTACGTctatcagctgcatatccagtttttcggaaactaccaaactgataaggtatcgaaaagtaatcacatccataacgggtgagtaagtttcgtcatagtcaatcccggggcgttgtgagaaaccttgtgctacaagacgagctttgtaacgcacaatttcgttcttctcattacgctttcgaacgaaaacccacttgtagccaacgggcttcacatgtggaggagtaggaactacaggtccaaacaccttacgtttcacaaatgaatcaagttcgacttggattgcttgtttccagtttgaccaatcagctctacgtcgacattcatcaatggaacgcggttcaatgtcatcgctcaacatgatctcagtagctactgcaaatgctaatgcatcgtcgacaatcatctcatttctacgccacacatcatctaagctagcataatagaccgaaatctcacgattctcgggaggaggattcgtctcttcaaggacgcttccataatctagaatttcctcatgagttgggtaaaatgagtaagcgatagtcggattcacggtaggctcttcaggactttgtgccgtggttttcctcttccaggggtgtgaatcctttgaaccaaggggtctgccacgcttttgtgtaggggcagatgattggctagccgttaatgtacgtggatcaccagaattggcgtcccgggcttccaggagggtagtccgtcgtacatttggtacatccatctttgcaggcgtattcgcagctgaaatatgtgatcttgtcacgcgcgctagatcggtgaaagcatctggcatgctctgagctatgctctggagatctaatatgcgctgcacttcagcttcagactgagcggtgcagggatctaaatgagacaaagtgggagtcgtccacgataattcacgtcgttcattaggaatgttgacgttcttatctccccctaacgacgggaagactgtctcatagaagtgacaatccgcgaaacgagcggtaaacagatcgcctgtcaaaggttctaagtaacgaataatcgaaggagaatcatatccgacatagattcccatccttcgctgaggccccatttttgtacgtaagggcggcgagatcggcacatagaccgcacaaccaaaaacgcgcagatgcgatatgtcgggttcgcatccggtgaccaactgaagggcactaaatggttgtgtcgcaacaggcctcatgcggaccaactttgctgcgtgcaatattgcatggccccaagcagcgatcgggagcttggtacgtatgaccaacgatcgagcaatcatttgtaaacgcttaatgaaagcctctgccaggccgttctgggtgtgaacatggggtacaagatgttcaacttcaaccccaactgacatgcaatagtcatcaaaagttttagatgtgaattctccagcattatccaatcgaatagatttgatcggataatcagggtggtgagccctgagcttgataacctgagccaacagtttggagaatgcagcgttccttgtggacaacaagcacacgtgtgaccaacgtgtagaagcgtcaaccaaaaccataaaatatctaaatggtccgcagggaggttgaatcggtccacaaatgtccccctgaatccgttgtagaaaaatgggaggattcgaacgaatcttgtcataaaaaggcttagtaataagctttcccatagaacatgtttgacatgcaatttcatggatcgaacctaagcttcgggttagtggatgcccgtgtgaagttttgaggatatggcgcatcgctattcgtccaggatgtcccaaacgattatgccaaagtgtaatttcgtgcgcggtccctgtggtagggccggccacatagtggcattctatggggcgtatggtcgtagtatacagaccactcgggttacgctccatcttctctagaatacgcttctggccatattcgtaggaagttacgcacagaaattcaactccgttttctacgtgggtttcagcgtggtaatttttatctctaatgtccttgaaacttagtaacgttcttccggaatgtggagaatagagtgcctcagcaatggtcaagattgtaccattggacaacattatacgtgtcttaccgtatccttcgatcaggttggatgggcctgagagggttgtcagaggtgcattcttaggtacgaagttagtgaaatagatgcgttcacgcaaaacagtatgcgtggttgcactatctgccagacaactaactttcccactagtcatacctagaatgaaaaattaatttgaatcggtcacatgcataaaagtttataaaaacaagtatcaattcaaaataatttcatttattcaagtattaaaaacttaatatccaaaataaatcgccaactaatgatccaaaacataaaggaaaattgttcaaaatcaaccaaaaaacaaggtggggttcggccacaaggtggaattcggccccaattgtattatttcaactgaaaaataagtctatgtctaagattctaatcttccataggagtggtatcctcctgaaagtcagaaacctccatctttgtagtctccggttcgtccacttgcaggaagtttgattcaaacttcgtacgacgagaatgatatgcatccacaaccttcttgggagcacggcaaatacgggaccaatggtccttggaaccacaacgatagcacatattgtcattcattgtggcaggtgctttgcccttattcttgaagttcggggccttgggagcgaggtttgggcgcttctgggctttgtttcctcccttggatgggccttggctctgttcaccttggtgggatggcttctggccgcccttaccatgCCTCTTTTGGcattttgggtgctgattagtgctataatgtgcttcaggcacaacagtagccccagtaggtcgagcttgatgattcttcatcaatagctggttctgcttttcagcaagaagtaaaacagagatcaaatccgagaacttagtgaacttctgagctctatattgttgctgcagaacaatattagaagcagagaaggtcgagtaagtcttctccaggagatcctcttcagtcaaagtttcattgcaaaacttgagaagtgatcggattcgacaaacttcagaattatattcattcacagacttaaagtcttggaagcgtaagtgctgccagtcgtgtcttgcttcaggcaagaatatgttcttttggtgatcgaaacgatcagccaaagcgacccataatgcacgtggatcctcctcagcaaggtactcagtttgcatagcgtcatggatatgtcttcggatgaagatcataacagtggctttttcagcttcgccaacaggtttatctgttgcttcttcaatagcaggacgcaaattctttgcagtgaggtggagcttcacatcttgaacccacttgaggtagttccttccagaaacctccaaagcggtgaagtcgagtttgttcaaattcgacatgttcttatcacaaaatggatgaacaagatgtggttagtgtaatggagaaaaatcaatccattcacataggagtagaacatacaggttctaatagacatgtattggtttaattttgcatgaaaaacttcgggtttcataggtgatatatttaagtgaaaacttcgggttttcaaacaaggcatgtttagaagaaacttcgggtttcaaagtaattatgaacttcaggttcatatattcctgcagacaaacacaaatatatatatgcaaacaaatatgcaacagatatatgcaaaaatataaCCTTTAGgtgtataattataattgaattaatttatttggactttgggccaaattaaaatgtggggaaaaaaaaaatataaacccattgggcctaaaaataattaGGCGAATAAAATTTgggatccaaaaaaaaaaaaaatatggagcaGTGGAtggctaaaaaaaaaagggtctgTAAGACATATGCCCAAAAATTTGGGCAATGGAGGGTCTCGAGGTGAGCTGCAGGCTCACGGGGTGGGGAGAGGCAAGGGGCCGCAGAAAACAGGCCCTAAAAAAACGCGGGCCGCTAAAAGCTAAcccctgaaaaaaaaatttgcactcGGCTCTCTGCAGGAGggcccaaatatatatatatatatatatatatatatatatttttttttttttgtatgtggAAGAAGAAGGCTGCAAGCTCTTCTACTCGGCGTGGAGACCCCATCCTCAGGATGGTGGTCACGGGTTCGAAAGAACCCAAGTCCCAATcgcaaaaaaatgttttttttttcaattcaattatattatatgcatgtataattttaatgaatcacatatttacgttgatgcatatgcaaataatagtttcaatgcatgtacatatgtaagattcaattcatggcaaatatcaaattcacataattgtagcaattttggttatgaagcatacacaatttatgtagaatctaaaatacgttaaacgtaaagttgggtcatgcatcatggtgaatgttcatgttatcagggcttgcaaaatatcgagttaaaaaccgttgtttggaaagaacctgattgcgtgatgatatggatgaactggtttgatgcagaaaaaaaatctccaatgtcagattcctaagcgcagcggtaggagcgtgctgataacgtgttgtggtctattttatctgacagagagaGTAAGGCCGGCGGcagagggagagaggagagagatgtgtgtttgtagaattgtaggggaatgtgtgtgttgttatccctcctacattgtgcctttatttatagtagtaaagggggagaagatattccttctcctccaagtaatacaagttgtaataggaaaggataactagaatcaaatcttatctaggatttacacaatcatacttaaactaggaatgtttacaacatttatcatttaataattattattacttGTCTTTGAAGTGCATTGGGATTCAAGAGGGAtgcgaaagaaaaagaaagagaagaattcAAGAGCAACAGGCTGCAAAGCAGAATTCTGGTAATTGGTCCCAATTACTCCACGATTTTCTTGGATTTTTACCTTCAAAAATGTATTTATcatttaataattattattacttGTCTTTGAAGTGCATTGGGATTCAAGAGGGAtgcgaaagaaaaagaaagagaagaattcAAGAGCAACAGGCTGCAAAGCAGAAACACTGCAATGCGAGACAGACTCCACAAAACTGCAAGTCTGCAATGCTTATAATTGACAACTGAAATTACACAAAAGCCCTTAATAACGGGTGTAACGGGTGGTTAACGGGTTTCGCGGGTTCACCCAAAATgatccgttatttaacgggtgcTTAACGGGTTGACCTGTTAAACACTCACCCGAATACTCATTTTAATGGGTCGGGTCGGATCGGGTTAACGGGTCGAGTTTGAAATGCCAGGTCTACCTATCAGTCAATTGATGTATTTTTAAGTCAGGGAAATGATATTATGAATTGGAGTGTTTCCTATTGTCCTTGAGTGAGGAAATCCCtctgtgttttgtttttttcctatAGGTCTAGGATTATTCAAATGATGCAGCACTGAACAAGAGTTAGCACTGCAACTCAGTGTCGCAAAAACTTACTACCAATAGAAAGTTTGTAAGCACTTATACTCCAACTTAGATCCTTACTGAAGTTATTTTGAAAGTTGAAACGATATAGCAGTAGGCCCAAGGTTATTAGATGAaatcaaaatttagtttaaagaTTGGAGTGATGGATTTAGTAAATTGATACATATCTTGCCAGTTAGATTATGTATTtgaaggaattttttttaatttaaataaatccCTTATTAAACACGTTTTAACAATTGGTCTTTGGTTCtatatatttgttaaaaaattgaGTGCAAAGAGTAACCGGTTTGATTGAAGTGTGTTATCACCATTCTCTTACATGCTTAAATGAATTGCCACTAAGTTCAGACATGTAAAATTGTGTAATCATACCTCAAGAAGAGAGCTAAAGCAGGGATTTAAACCATGAGGACCAAAGCATAATCTTGACAGCTCCAAAGGAACAACTTGAGGAATGGGTGGATAAAAACTTTTGTATATAACAATCTACCAAATGTTTTCAATGTATTAATGTTTTGCAACATAATCTTTTATATCTTGCACGCATAATCTTTCATACAATTTCCAACCCTGTAGCAATGTGCGGGTACAAATTTCTAATGAGAACTAAAACTTGGTTTATATGTGAATCTGCTAGGGTTCCCATCAGCACGTGTGGCTCGTGTGAAGAGGCTCAGCGCTTCAAGCTATTCCAGCAGGTCACGGGTTCCAGTCCAGCACGCAGCACAACTTTTGGGATTTTATTTTTCAGCGCCTTCTTTGATGCTCTCGTGTCCCAGGTTCGATCCCAGGTGTGTCCTCTTCcattccctttattttatttttcgttttGTATCATTTTATACTTTGTTCTgctttgtcttttgttttattttctagttttatttttcaTCTTTCTATTTCTAGTCAATTAAGGtggtgttttatttttattttgttgttttagtttatttttgtttttcttctactttccacaccttgaggataatgtgtgatttaagtttgaAAGTGAGAAATaagaaattttagatttttaatttttgagttaaattaaaaaatttcattctttttaagttaatatccatcgtttattttaaacgttagaacaAATGAACATAGTGAAGGTTAATCTCATAgtagagtcttttctatttatcattgcttagacactaattcatgagttatattttgaaaatttgcaTGTTCACTTCAACATGGTTTATGGGGAAtgagattgaaacacttacttttagtctga of Malus sylvestris chromosome 6, drMalSylv7.2, whole genome shotgun sequence contains these proteins:
- the LOC126626785 gene encoding uncharacterized protein LOC126626785; this translates as MAGTALSVHFCVFYTVKWHFCPCSAVQQKSLDFFRTRTQLRHLSSISALFDLCFALFNLWSFVSEHWEGFKDFWCERFSFLTNYSKFVKQDKPLPPWSDSDVEAFIALDPVHGPAKKNLQCQIPKRSGRSVLITCCGLFYLTERVRPAAEGERREMCVCRIVGELHWDSRGMRKKKKEKNSRATGCKAEFCALGFKRDAKEKEREEFKSNRLQSRNTAMRDRLHKTASLQCL